One window of Aspergillus oryzae RIB40 DNA, chromosome 3 genomic DNA carries:
- a CDS encoding FAD-binding oxidoreductase (predicted protein) gives MGDAVKILKEANSPFAIRGGGHMPIANAANINSSGVLLSSFGLTQLSLSDDQSTVNVGPGNRWSNIYDYLEPNGLTVVGGRLGHVGVPGYILGGGVSYFSNEFGWASANVASVTVVLADGAVVQVTPENEYSDLFWALRGGSNSFALVTNFELKTIKAPKVMIGMVSYGSDVAEKFIDAIHSFTVDGSKDPKAATIPMAEYIPALGAASYSAILFYNGENESPAALESFLGSDLKATTSTFSSRSMSDWSKELDPALSLLKGSKQRFYVLNIHASNKQAISIVHDTFMEVAREDLPVGVLVAALAFPAVTEKFITASTVNGGDPQSLDVNGAPYIWVEESITSAAIVSDNDVDAFYEKVNGQIVKNLQAAGIEMAKFIYLNDANPSQDVFSTFPPENLERLRSIRSKYDPDRVFTDLMPGGFKVA, from the exons ATGGGTGATGCTGTGAAGATACTCAAGGAAGCTAATTCCCCCTTCGCAATCAGGGGTGGTGGACATATGCCAATCGCTAACGCAGCGAACATCAATTCGTCCGGCGTTTTGCTTTCCAGCTTCGGTCTGACCCAGCTCAGTCTTTCTGATGACCAGTCTACGGTCAATGTCGGCCCAGGAAACCGATGGTCCAATATCTATGACTATCTTGAACCGAATGGGCTGACAGTCGTTGGGGGCCGACTCGGTCACGTCGGCGTTCCTGGATACATCCTCGGTGGTGGTGTCTCCTATTTCAGCAATGAGTTTGGTTGGGCTTCCGCAAATGTTGCCAGCGTCACG GTTGTCCTGGCAGATGGAGCAGTTGTCCAAGTAACCCCAGAGAATGAGTACTCGGATTTATTCTGGGCATTAAGGGGAGGTTCCAATTCATTTGCCCTTGTGACAAATTTCGAACTGAAAACAATCAAAGCTCCAAAGGTAATGATTGGTATGGTATCGTATGGATCCGACGTCGCCGAGAAGTTTATCGACGCTATACATTCCTTTACTGTGGATGGTTCGAAAGACCCTAAGGCGGCTACCATTCCCATGGCGGAATATATCCCGGCCTTAGGCGCAGCTAGCTATAGCGCCATTCTCTTCTATAATGGCGAAAATGAGAGCCCTGCCGCGTTAGAGAGCTTCCTAGGTTCCGATTTGAAAGCCACCACCAGTACCTTTTCCAGTCGTTCTATGAGTGACTGGTCTAAGGAGCTTGATCCAGCCCTATCGCTCCTCAAGGGCAGTAAGCAGCGCTTCTATGTGTTGAATATTCACGCCTCCAACAAGCAGGCAATCTCTATTGTTCACGACACTTTCATGGAAGTGGCACGAGAGGACTTGCCAGTGGGGGTACTGGTCGCAGCTTTAGCATTCCCAGCAGTTACCGAGAAGTTTATCACTGCGTCTACTGTCAACGGCGGAGACCCTCAGAGCTTGGATGTCAATGGCGCGCCATACATCTGGGTGGAAGAGAGCATCACTTCTGCAGCGATCGTCAGCGACAACGATGTCGACGCATTCTATGAAAAGGTTAATGGTCAAATTGTCAAGAACCTTCAGGCCGCGGGGATCGAAATGGCCAAATTTATCTACCTGAACGATGCAAATCCCTCTCAGGATGTATTCAGCACATTTCCCCCTGAGAACCTTGAGAGACTCAGGAGCATCCGGTCTAAATATGACCCGGACAGAGTATTTACCGATCTGATGCCAGGAGGATTCAAGGTCGCGTGA
- a CDS encoding uncharacterized protein (predicted protein), whose product MPPLSAYTPFESLLFFQSLAALDSRPTSFVSISDVLRNNPFIRQNGTFDAGRLAPEALEELYTTLMRDGETSADIISSLEPNGHHVESNGTNPKKRKITSPRPDGLVDKGMSHAAIIPDLVSHLYARYKELVTREIRNEEARYKEIKDEIERLQKEERETPKESVPTPVIQKPTPQAPEPKLEPEPEPMDVDAKEERPAQIQPKDANKPSIELVPGNDTKQYRVELQSKEEDIAKQPPVSTPHPAPVEEQRVPVQPVVPPQGRPVSTQVQSQLPPPRPSQQQPACRQLMPQTTPKPPQPQALNGKPAATPKQPPLAPRDTPVNQTPTNILAVQKPMPPSATPVPGIGSVPSPPATSSQAPQNTNAPAVSPAHQKPISTAKPAGKEGPPKTPATTAPRPPPQPSFQQWSLNPPPQTPRPASSQPIPEPSGQTTTGRPFPSHPPQPLPEPETKAAYQTPQPTTVPSTPQPISTVAQSPAPSGYGTGYETPAGAAQALFYSETRSARPRLTIATPGNLTPWKKTPRLSIPVSPRSPERPRREDVSPISEKAPSLMGSREATPEEPVPPPRKRGRNEGKGSGRGRESELAGAEVDGKGGLKPKVEKQTGKGRDRSATSSRSRGRSVLSRDEESESVYPGKIKHEMPSTPAGISEAAEPEPRPSSGRKGTAASEDRPGRGRPKRKRGASEALEAEALPPEINHISRIDPNQSTSYVLCARNFPRTGAPIMNDVTTHKHASIFTKPLTERDAPGYRDLIYRPQDLKSIKSSIHQGSKAVAAATEAANTPAADGESPAPNGGTPSKNAVLMLQKTEDVIPPKGIVNSAQLEKELIRMFTNAVMFNPLPQRGFGPAFPMTSDSGSRESTQVPELDEGGIINDTIEMFEDVEQAVTRWRAAERTADELASKSILSLRRGSASDLNTDSADEVKG is encoded by the coding sequence ATGCCTCCTCTGTCGGCCTACACTCCGTTTGAGTcgctccttttctttcagtCCCTCGCCGCCCTAGATAGCCGCCCCACCAGTTTCGTTTCCATCTCCGATGTATTGCGCAACAACCCGTTTATCCGTCAGAATGGTACCTTCGATGCGGGGCGGCTTGCCCCGGAGGCTCTCGAGGAATTGTATACGACCTTGATGCGGGATGGTGAAACTTCCGCTgacatcatctcctccctcGAACCCAACGGCCATCATGTGGAAAGCAATGGTACTAATCCCAAGAAACGGAAGATTACAAGTCCGCGGCCGGATGGGTTGGTCGATAAGGGAATGAGCCATGCTGCGATCATACCGGACCTGGTTTCTCACCTGTATGCCCGATACAAAGAACTTGTTACCAGGGAAATCAGGAATGAGGAGGCGAGGTATAAAGAGATCAAAGATGAGATCGAACGACTACAGAAGGAGGAGCGCGAAACACCCAAAGAGTCTGTGCCTACGCCAGTTATCCAAAAACCTACCCCACAAGCGCCCGAACCGAAACTCGAGCCTGAACCAGAGCCGATGGATGTGGACGCCAAGGAGGAGAGGCCCGCTCAAATACAACCCAAGGATGCGAATAAGCCTTCTATAGAACTAGTGCCCGGAAATGATACCAAGCAATACCGAGTAGAActtcaaagcaaagaggaGGACATCGCGAAACAACCCCCGGTGTCAACGCCGCATCCAGCACCAGTGGAGGAGCAACGTGTTCCTGTCCAACCAGTTGTACCACCGCAGGGGAGACCGGTGTCCACGCAAGTCCAGTCGCAATTACCGCCGCCGCGACCATCGCAGCAACAGCCCGCATGTCGCCAGCTCATGCCCCAAACAACTCCCAAACCACCTCAACCACAGGCCCTCAATGGAAAGCCAGCCGCAACACCCAAACAACCTCCCCTGGCACCCCGGGATACTCCTGTCAACCAAACACCAACAAATATTCTTGCAGTACAGAAACCTATGCCCCCGTCCGCTACCCCAGTTCCGGGCATTGGCTCTGTACCCTCTCCGCCAGCAACTTCCTCGCAAGCCCCACAAAATACAAATGCCCCAGCTGTTTCTCCCGCCCATCAGAAACCAATCTCCACCGCCAAACCAGCTGGCAAAGAAGGTCCGCCAAAGACTCCAGCCACTACGGCTCCTCGGCCTCCACCTCAACCGAGTTTCCAGCAGTGGTCGTTGAACCCACCCCCTCAGACCCCACGACCCGCTTCTTCACAGCCGATTCCAGAGCCTTCTGGTCAGACCACTACAGGGAGACCCTTCCCCTCGCATCCGCCTCAACCATTACCGGaaccagaaacaaaagcGGCGTACCAGACGCCTCAACCAACAACCGTACCATCCACTCCGCAGCCTATTTCTACCGTGGCGCAATCGCCAGCGCCTAGCGGTTATGGCACTGGCTATGAGACGCCAGCTGGTGCTGCACAAGCTTTGTTTTACTCGGAGACCAGGAGTGCGCGTCCCCGTCTAACAATCGCCACTCCCGGCAATCTTACCCCTTGGAAGAAGACTCCTCGACTGAGCATACCAGTGTCTCCTCGTTCGCCAGAACGGCCGCGACGGGAGGATGTAAGTCCCATTAGCGAGAAGGCCCCTTCATTAATGGGGTCTCGCGAAGCGACGCCCGAAGAACCTGTGCCTCCACCTCGGAAGCGTGGAcgaaatgaaggaaagggCTCTGGGCGAGGCAGGGAATCGGAACTGGCAGGGGCTGAGGTGGATGGCAAGGGAGGGCTGAAGCCGAAGGTAGAGAAGCAGACCGGCAAGGGCCGCGATAGAAGTGCAACTTCGTCTAGAAGTCGGGGGCGTTCTGTTTTGTCCCGCGATGAGGAGTCCGAATCTGTATACCCGGGAAAGATTAAGCATGAGATGCCCAGCACGCCAGCTGGAATCTCGGAGGCTGCTGAGCCCGAACCCCGTCCTTCTAGTGGCCGCAAAGGTACCGCTGCTTCAGAGGACCGCCCGGGTCGAGGCAGACCGAAACGTAAGCGCGGTGCCAGTGAAGCGTTGGAAGCAGAAGCCCTGCCTCCGGAGATCAACCACATCAGCCGCATTGACCCGAATCAATCGACATCTTATGTTCTCTGCGCTCGTAACTTCCCTAGAACGGGTGCTCCGATCATGAATGATGTGACTACTCATAAACACGCATCAATCTTCACCAAGCCGTTGACCGAACGCGATGCCCCGGGGTATCGAGATCTCATCTACCGACCACAGGATCTGAAGTCCATCAAATCATCCATTCATCAAGGCAGCAAAGCCGTGGCTGCTGCTACAGAAGCCGCAAACACGCCCGCCGCAGATGGTGAATCCCCGGCCCCGAATGGCGGAACACCATCGAAGAATGCAGTTCTCATGCTGCAGAAGACCGAGGACGTTATTCCTCCCAAAGGAATAGTCAACTCGGCACAGCTGGAGAAAGAATTGATCCGTATGTTCACCAATGCTGTCATGTTCAATCCCCTCCCTCAGCGCGGATTCGGACCCGCCTTTCCGATGACTAGCGACAGCGGGTCGAGAGAGAGCACCCAGGTTCCGGAGTTAGACGAAGGAGGTATCATCAACGACACGATAGAAATGTTTGAAGATGTTGAACAGGCAGTCACGCGATGGCGCGCGGCCGAACGAACTGCCGATGAACTGGCGAGCAAGAGCATTCTGTCGCTTCGCCGGGGAAGCGCAAGTGATCTTAACACGGATAGTGCCGACGAAGTTAAGGGATGA